One stretch of Fundulus heteroclitus isolate FHET01 unplaced genomic scaffold, MU-UCD_Fhet_4.1 scaffold_431, whole genome shotgun sequence DNA includes these proteins:
- the LOC118560494 gene encoding gastrula zinc finger protein XlCGF8.2DB-like — MSDSGYQKCSTEQKTVESKRKVHTGMKLSCEDCSKTFSSKYTLSTHMRIHTGQKHFCCDQCGKEFSHKSSLNTHMRIHTGQKPFCCDQCGKEFSQKAHLNAHMTIHTGQKPFCCDLCGQSFSQKLHLNTHMSIHTGQKPFCCDLCGQRFGRKERLNTHMRIHTGQKPFCCDLCGQKFSRKASLKTHMRIHTGEKPFCCDLCGKEFSQKSHLNSHTRIHTGQKPFCCDLCGQSFSQKSNLNAHMSIHTGQKPFCCDLCGQRFSRKDSLNAHMSIHTGQKPFCCDLCGQRFGQRTGLNRHMREKPFCCDQCPP, encoded by the coding sequence atgtcagactctggatatcagaaatgttctacagagcagaaaacagtggagtcaaaaaggaaagtccacaCAGGAATGAAGCTTAGCTGTGAAGATTGTAGCAAAACATTTAGTAGTAAATACACTTTAagcacacacatgagaatccatacaggacagaagcatTTCTGTTGTGATCAGTGTGGAAAAGAATTTAGCCATAAATCtagtttaaacacacacatgagaatccacacaggacagaagcctttctgttgtgatcagtGTGGAAAAGAATTTAgccaaaaagcacatttaaacgcacacatgacaatccatacaggacagaagcctttctgttgtgatctatgtggacaaagttttagccaaaaattacatttaaacacacacatgagtaTCCATACAGggcagaagcctttctgttgtgatctatgtggacagagATTTGGCCGAAAAGAAagattaaacacacacatgagaatccatacaggacagaagcctttttgttgtgatctatgtggacagaAATTTAGCCGaaaagcaagtttaaaaacacacatgagaatccacacaggagagaagcctttctgttgtgatctgtgtggaaaagaatttagccaaaaatcccatttaaactcacacacgagaatccacacaggacagaagcctttctgttgtgatctatgtggacaaagtttTAGtcaaaaatcaaatttaaacgcACACATGAGTATCCATACAGggcagaagcctttctgttgtgatctatgtggacagagATTTAGTCGAAAAGATAGTTTAAACGCACACATGAGTATCCATACAGggcagaagcctttttgttgtgatctatgtggacagagATTTGGCCAAAGAACaggtttaaacagacacatgagagagaagcctttctgttgtgatcaatgtCCCCCCTAA